TTCGGCGTGCTGTACGTGCGGACGTCGGACGACAAGGAGGCGCACGTGCCCGAGCTGGCGCGGCGCCTGGGGGTGAGCCTGCGGGAAATCGACACGGTGGGGTACGCGGGGGGCGGCGAATTCACCGTGCTGCTCGACGGGCTGCACGCCGCGGAAGACGCCCAGGCAGTGGCCGAGCGGATTCAGCGGGAGCTGGCGTCGGCGGTGCAGGGCGGCGCCGTGCCGCTGAGCGCCAGCATCGGCGTGGCGGTGCCCGCGGGGAACAGCGACCCCGGCACCATCCTGTGGCAGGCCTACGTGGCCATGCAGCGGGTGGGCTCCGGGGCCGTGGGCGTGGCGCCGGCCGCCTGAGCCCGCCTCAGCCCGGGCGCGAGGCGAGCGCCGCGGATCCGTCCTCGGCTGCGGCCACCACGGTATCGCGGCCGGCGGCCTTGGCCAGGTACAGCGCGCGGTCGGCGGAGCGCACCAGCTCCGACGCGTCGGAGCCGTCGTCGGGCGCGGTGGCTACGCCGATGCTTACGGACAGGTGCGCCCCGCCCGCGAAGCGGTGCAGTGCCACGAACCGGCGCAGCCGCTCGGCCACGGCGCAGGCCGTGTCGGCGTCGGCGCCCACCATCACCACCGCGAACTCCTCGCCCCCCACCCTCGCCACGGTGTCGTGCACGCGCACGTGCTCGCGCAGCATGCGGGCGAACTCCTGCAGCGCCGTGTCGCCCGCCGGGTGGCCGAAGCGGTCGTTGTAGTGCTTGAAGTGGTCCACGTCCAGGATGGCCAGGCTCAGCGCGCCGCCGTGCCGCTCGCGCCGCGACGTTTCGGCGGCCACCACGTGGTCGAAGTGGCGCCGGTTGGCCAGCCCCGTCAGCGAGTCGGTCAGCGCCAGCCGCGACAGCTCGGCGCGCGCCGCCGCCAGCTCCAGCCGCTGTTTGCGGATGCGCGACAGCACCACGCAGGCGTACAGCGACGTCACCAGGAACACGCCGCCCACCAGCGCCTCCACCCCCAGCCGCGTGCCGGGAAGCCCCGCCCACACCACCGCGCCCAGGTAGCCGGCCGTCATCAGCGCGCTGAGCAGCGCGGCCGCGCGAAAGCCGATGTACCCGGCGCAAAAGATCAGCACCACCGGCCACACCACCAGCACCAGCATCCGCACCTCGGGCGCCGTGCGCACCATGGCGCTCAGCAGCAGCGCGGTGGCCAGCGAGGGAACCAGCACGAAGTGGGGGTCCCACCCGCGCCACAGCCGCCCGCCGCGAGCCAGGAGCACCCACACCGACCCCAGCACCACGCCCGCCACGGCCACCAGCAGCGCCCACTCCACCGTCGCGATGTGGGCGTATTCCATGACGTCGAGCATGGCGATCACCGCCAGCGCCAGCGCCAGGCCGCTGGTGGCGAGGGCAAGGCCGTGCTGCTTCTGGCGGCGGTCCTGGTC
This Longimicrobium sp. DNA region includes the following protein-coding sequences:
- a CDS encoding GGDEF domain-containing protein, with amino-acid sequence MEKVAAPATHAPRRARGTYLSTLLSLVPDPIDAWTTMDQDRRQKQHGLALATSGLALALAVIAMLDVMEYAHIATVEWALLVAVAGVVLGSVWVLLARGGRLWRGWDPHFVLVPSLATALLLSAMVRTAPEVRMLVLVVWPVVLIFCAGYIGFRAAALLSALMTAGYLGAVVWAGLPGTRLGVEALVGGVFLVTSLYACVVLSRIRKQRLELAAARAELSRLALTDSLTGLANRRHFDHVVAAETSRRERHGGALSLAILDVDHFKHYNDRFGHPAGDTALQEFARMLREHVRVHDTVARVGGEEFAVVMVGADADTACAVAERLRRFVALHRFAGGAHLSVSIGVATAPDDGSDASELVRSADRALYLAKAAGRDTVVAAAEDGSAALASRPG
- a CDS encoding diguanylate cyclase domain-containing protein; the encoded protein is MTEPHPTTGSEDRVASQATEIRQRLVSQAQQNVDEVLRALAAQAPPAPIEPESAAAREAFSRTWSELADVLLDPRTGLASRILFWDRLRHAAARHRRHKLLFGVLYVRTSDDKEAHVPELARRLGVSLREIDTVGYAGGGEFTVLLDGLHAAEDAQAVAERIQRELASAVQGGAVPLSASIGVAVPAGNSDPGTILWQAYVAMQRVGSGAVGVAPAA